In Colletotrichum destructivum chromosome 1, complete sequence, the sequence GGAGAACATGGCGTCAACGTCGCCCGCGCGGCCGCAGACCTGAAGAACGGCGTTGAGGTGGAAAGAGTTGGCGCGGACGGCCGAGTTCTCTTTGAGGAGCGAGTTGTagatggcgacggccttcGGAACGGCGGCTTTAGGGTCAAGCGACTTTGCGCAGCCGGTGAGGAGGATGGTGTATGTTCGGTCGTTGGGCAGCTGGCCTCGCTTCTTCATGTCGTTGAAAagcttgatggcggcgttgacgctCTTGTCGCGAACCTTGTACTCGATCAAATGGTTccaggcgacggcgacctgcTTGTCCTTGCTGGAGCGTTGCACGAGGAGAAGCGCCTCGTCAAAACGGCCCTTCTTGAGGGTTGCCTCGACGTGCTGGGCGATATTGAAGGGGTCGTCCATATACTTGAGGTGCTGGTCAACAGCCCACTCCATCTTCCGCTTCCTGTTCTTCTCGACAACGTCATCGGCATTGTCGAGGTCTCCATGGCTTCTCCGCGCCTCCTTCATGAAAGCGGCGCGGGAGACTGTCGTTTGGGACCGTTGTTGAAACTGGAGGTGGGCTGGGAGGCCATGTTGGAGGGTCGAAACCGTGGCTGATGTTTCGACAAAAGAGGCCTTGGTAGACAGTGGCTGTATCGCTCGCCTGAGGCACGCTTTACAAGACAACATCTCGAACTGGTTTTGAATAATCAGGGACTATCAAAGGTTGTCAACGTTAGCCTTCGGGACCAGCCCCGGGAAATTTTGCCCAAGCTCCTTATCTTATCGCAAGCTCGAAACCACTACTTGACAAGGGTCAGCGGGTCGCTCAAAGGTACCCAGGAACTGACGTCGGTTGCCCGGTGGGCCAAGATATCCACGGTCATCCCACCAAGCCCATACCTTGACCAATCAAAGCAAGCCAAAGGGAACTAATTAAGCAGCCCGGCAAACGACGCGTCGCCAAACACGAAACGCGATTTCTACGCGCGCCGCCCCTGGACACTTGCCAAATTATAGTGCATCTAAATTCCGTGCTTCTGCATATCCCACTCACTAGAGCCGTGCTCCGTTATCCAGACAAAACACAACCAAAGATACCAATTCTCTCAGCCCAAATCGTTGGCGCCGATTTTTTTTGTGTATACCATGAATTAGATCCTTCCCCTCCGAGCCTCCAGATTTCTTCAATAATACCCGACATCCACGGTCACGCTTGCCTATCATGCCCAAGATCGACAGGCGCTCGAAGCTGGCAGAGCTTCGAGCCCTCCGAGCGGCCGGTAAGAGGGTCAACTACGAAGTCGAAGAGGTTGACGAGTTGTacgaggaggtcgacgagaaTCAATACAAGAAGATTATTCGGGATCGCCTGGACCAGGATGATTTCGTTGTCGACGACAATGGCGAGGGAtatgccgacgacggtcgAGAGGAGTGGGATCGCGCTCCTCAGCACTACTCGGACAGCGAGGATGAGATGCCAGTGAAGGGTCGAGGCAGGCCGAGCAAGGCTTGTAAGCGCGCCCAGTCGTTCCATCCTTCAAGTAGAGCATCTACTAAGATTCAACAGCAAAGAAGGAgcgcgaagacgaggatgccaAGCGGGACGCCAATGACCGAGACATCAGCGAGTACTTTACAAAGGGCATTACCAAGACCCAGGCAAAGCCAAAGGTTCGTTTTATAGACAAGGATTGAGCGAAGCAAATCTTTTGACACCGAGCACAGGTTACCAAAACAAAAGAAGACGACGCGTTCCTTGCTGATttgctcggcgaggtcgacgctAACATTCCCGCTCCTGCATCTCGCTCGGCTAAGCGCAACAGATCCCcagaacgacgacgagcccgcgTGCTATCACCCGCGCCCGAGGCTAGACCACGTGTCACCAAGCGAACGAAGACTGTGGACGACAGGTTATCATCCCCTGCCATCGACGATACGCTGCCCGATGATGGCTACCTCCCCCCCCTGGGCGAAGCCAGGGACGACAGCCCTGCCCCGATCACAGTGGATGACGTTCCCATGTCCGATCTTGCGCCATCTTCACCTGCTGCCAAGGTAGCCCAGCGCAAGGGCTTGATCAAACAAGAGCCcaaggaggatgacgaggacaTGATGGAGGTTGCCCACGCCGGGACGGTTACCGCTGCCAGCGTCAACATCGCCGGGTCAAGGCCACCGAAGAAGCTGGTCAAGCCGGATCCCTATCCGACCCCTATGAGCTCGTCCCCGGTCAAGCCGGCTGCTGTAGCGGTCGACTCATCTGCTTGGAATATCATTACGGACCAGCTCAATGTTGTTACAGGCGCTCCTGCTGAGGCTAGAACCATTGGCAAGATTGACTATAAAGACGCCATAGAGGAAGACGGCAGCCTCAACATGTTTTGGACCGACTATACCGATGTTAACGGCAGCCTCTGCCTTTTCGGCAAGGTCTTGAACAAGAAGACTGGGTTGTACGTCAGTTGCTtcgtcaaggtcgacaaTATCCTCCGAAAGCTGttcttcctcccccgccAAACAAAGGTACAGGGCGGAGAAGACACCGGTGAGAATATCGAGATGATGGACGTATACTCTGAAGTAGACTCGATCATGACCAAGATGAATGTTGGCATGTACAAGATCAAGGCTTGCACCCGCAAGTATGCTTTTGAGCTGCCAGGAATTCCAAAGGAAACTGAATATCTGAAGTGTCTCTACCCATACACAAGTAAGTCGTCGAGAAAATGGCAAAGTGACAGGATAGTATTACTAACTCGAAACAGAGCCCGTGATCGACGGATCGGCCACTGGCGAAACCTTCTCGCATGTCTTCGGAACGAACACTGCGCTCTTTGAGCAATTTGTGTTGTGGAAGAACATTATGGGTCCTTGCTGGCTAAAGATTACCGACGCCGACTTCGGCACCCTTAAGAACGCTTCTCACTGCAAGCTTGAGGTGCTGGTTGAGCACCCTAACATGGTGTCTACACTCAACGAGTCCACGGATAACCTCGATGCCCCGCCCCTGACCCTGATGAGTCTTGCCTTACGGACGGCCttcaacgccaaggccaacaAGCAAGAAATTCTCGCGATCAGCGCCCGAATCTATGAAAAGGCATCTTTGAATGACACAACcccggccgagaagctccctTGCCGGACATTCACCCTCATCCGACCTCACGGCGCAGCGTTTCCTCTCGGGTTTGAAACGTTGGcaaaggagagaaagagaggccTCATCAAGACTTTTCGACAAGAATCCGAGATACTGACGTTCTTTCTCGCTCAGCTTGATGTTGTGGACCCAGACGTCATCCTTGGACATCAATTGGAAGGCGTCGACTACAGTGTTCTGCTCAACCGCCTGCACGAGAAGAAGACCCACCAATGGTCTCGTCTCGGTCGGCTCAAGCGGACGCAGTGGCCGGCTTCTATGAATAAgatcggcggcaacgtcttCGCTGAGAGACAGGTCATGTCTGGTCGTCTGCTTTgcgacctcgccaacgaTGCTGGAAAGTCTGCCCTGCACAAGTGTCAGTCATGGAGTTTGACGGAAATGTGCAGTCTTTATCTGCCGGGCAACAACCGCAGGCAAGACATTGACAACGAAGCGGCACTCAAGACCTGGGCGACCCAGTCCAAGGAGGGCATGATGAACTACGTAACCCACATGGAAACCGACACCCATTTCATTACCGCGCTGGCCTTGCAGGTCCAGCTCCTCC encodes:
- a CDS encoding Putative DNA-directed DNA polymerase, family B, exonuclease domain, ribonuclease H-like superfamily; this encodes MPKIDRRSKLAELRALRAAGKRVNYEVEEVDELYEEVDENQYKKIIRDRLDQDDFVVDDNGEGYADDGREEWDRAPQHYSDSEDEMPVKGRGRPSKASKKEREDEDAKRDANDRDISEYFTKGITKTQAKPKVTKTKEDDAFLADLLGEVDANIPAPASRSAKRNRSPERRRARVLSPAPEARPRVTKRTKTVDDRLSSPAIDDTLPDDGYLPPLGEARDDSPAPITVDDVPMSDLAPSSPAAKVAQRKGLIKQEPKEDDEDMMEVAHAGTVTAASVNIAGSRPPKKLVKPDPYPTPMSSSPVKPAAVAVDSSAWNIITDQLNVVTGAPAEARTIGKIDYKDAIEEDGSLNMFWTDYTDVNGSLCLFGKVLNKKTGLYVSCFVKVDNILRKLFFLPRQTKVQGGEDTGENIEMMDVYSEVDSIMTKMNVGMYKIKACTRKYAFELPGIPKETEYLKCLYPYTKPVIDGSATGETFSHVFGTNTALFEQFVLWKNIMGPCWLKITDADFGTLKNASHCKLEVLVEHPNMVSTLNESTDNLDAPPLTLMSLALRTAFNAKANKQEILAISARIYEKASLNDTTPAEKLPCRTFTLIRPHGAAFPLGFETLAKERKRGLIKTFRQESEILTFFLAQLDVVDPDVILGHQLEGVDYSVLLNRLHEKKTHQWSRLGRLKRTQWPASMNKIGGNVFAERQVMSGRLLCDLANDAGKSALHKCQSWSLTEMCSLYLPGNNRRQDIDNEAALKTWATQSKEGMMNYVTHMETDTHFITALALQVQLLPLTKVLTNLAGNSWARTLTGTRAERNEYILLHEFHRNKYICPDKQTFRGRMTQEENQDDEGEGKKKDKYKGGLVFEPEKGLYDKFVLVMDFNSLYPSIIQEFNICFTTVDRSAVEQDEDAVPEVPKDQDQGILPRLIATLVNRRKQVKALMKDKGATQDQLATWDIKQQALKLTANSMYGCLGYTKSRFYARPLAVLTTYKGREILRSTKELAESNQLQVIYGDTDSVMINANVENVSDAFKVGQEFKKAVNERYRLLEIDIDNVFRRILLQAKKKYAAINLVQKDGKFIEQMEVKGLDMKRREYCGLSKEISSKILNEILSGDETEKSIARIHEYLRDISGKMREQAIPTQKYIIFTQLGKAPTEYPNADSMPQVQVALREIAKGKNVRRGDVIPYIITGDPQSSDPAPKRAFTPPDVMKADSGLSPDVEWYLGKQIFPPVERLCANIVGTSSSQLAECLGLDIRRYKSVQDQQHGGSSNDVEIHPLESQIPDDVRFAECARLSLRCRKCKASSTFEGLLAQPDRVSASGVLCGPCGATISTLSIVAQLEHALRTQTARYYEGWLVCDDSACGMRTRQMNVYGTRCLGPKGLARDCLGRMRYEYTEKAIYNQLVYYASLWNVDKAKAKASAESGNDISREDRDKILALAEHNRARFDTVKGVVDKYLDKCGRQWVAMDTLFAKLGFNKLIAASTA